The sequence agCAAATTGAGAATCAGAAGGagacatgagagatagatacctGGACTTATTTGGTCCGGTGaatgacgaaatggaaggtacagtctttgtccttttcttttatggccttagtatgcttgaaatcgtgcttGTTTGTGTtctgcatcatcattcggggacgaatgatcccaagggaggataatgtaacaccccgcaaaagtTGTGCATGTATTAACTCCTAGTAGCATGCTCTTAAGAGTTAAAgactagaatttttttttaggtgtGTCAAAGGGACTTAGTCTCGTTCTTTGACTTTCAAAGTATGTAAAgtttaaatcatatatatatatatatatatatatatatataatttccctaattttgactttataCCATGTGGAAAATTTGatgagctttccgttgatataagcttcatccaaatccgatacccaggcaagaaattatggctaatttaagttctagtccaAAAACAcagtcattttagtgcttggcgtgTCGCGGAGGGGGtatatttaacaattgtcaaattccagtagcttagcgcgattgtggcgcatcgcgctgaagttccaggtcccaaccaatgggacaacgtgatggctccgcatcgcggtggcccataaaattgagttcccagttatattttattccatctcattaagggtatattaggtattttcaCCCTCCCTTATCATCTTAAACACGTGATTCTACTCCCAAGTGACCATATTATTcatagttttttcaaaaattcacaagaaactctctctagggtttcaaactaaaaatccaaattactcaagatttaaccgtgggttttaatgattgattgaagatttgaaatccccaaattgTAGGCTTTAAGAATCATCCACTAAATTCcaaaattgaggtacgtggggttttcctaaaaatttatGGGCAAAGAAACcttctttaattcatgctaaaaatttagaaatcatgattttacggAAAGGGTTTGAATTTTACCATTACTAGCATGTTTTAGATGCTTTAATTAATATTGTTTGGTCCTTAGGCCTTCCCCCGAAGTGATTTgaaatcctatatatatgtatgtatgtgttttaatgtgatgtttgaattgagagcatgactcacatgaaatTCCTCTTTTGATGTGATTTATCCCATTTTgcatatgatatggattgttttgaaatgcatcttgaaaagcatgatacaaaatgtattgatttatacaatgacatgaatatgatttttgaatcaaaagagagggttgtttgtattgataaatattgaatataaatatctaatggaaagagttgcatggtttgatAAAGATTTCAGGACCACtacattgttattgaaagaatgataatccttgcatagttttgacttgtgctttcggaacatgaaatctcttatgctatttgcatgtttgggtgttctgaattgagtttttgttgaaagaatcacatgatacattatggctcagaaataggacttgtaagtcttggtgacgacaccaactcagataatgtcATGTTAATACAGAACAGAGTAGAatacatgtttgaaatcagactttcaaattttgaaactagaatgatgcatatatcagaacagactaaaattgggcataaagagggcTTAGGTGGTTCcacgaagaaggcacgagttcagacaaatcattgcccaaaatcgtgacttgccgattcgggtatattattttacgctggcctagtgccctatggcgtatcagactcagacactccaacccttgcgacatacttgggttgggggcttccccgtcgagtcaatggcagattccatatagctcgtggaatatcagacttgtaggagagtgctacctaactcagaagtaatacaaagatcagagaCTGCATTGACataaaggttttatgattatcaaaaatgcccatgtgttttggaatttttttatcatatatgatgttttatgactagctctcaactatttcatttatatcaaaaattttatttttggattgctctacgtaccagtacaattgtattgaccccctacctcccaggttcggaggctcagtctaggggtccagcaGAAGTGatctgtgcagtggtgagccctctttattccagaaggcctgttatttcagattatgttattcctttgttttggtctactgaggaCCTTGTCCCACCTTTTCAGACAAttatctttagatcatgtagtagagatctCGCGGACTATTTCAGAAGTTGtttagttgtttttgaatttcattCCGTATTGTTAAACTGAATCAGGaatatgaccatgttttcgtattagaTTAAAAttccgcattttcttttattatatgagcattgtgcatgattaccagatcagatTGAGTAGGACGTTCggaccttcatggttcgagatgtccgtcacgaccaggccctagttcgggtcgtgacactttcgcttttcttttatttaattaatcaaAATAGACTTCatgatttaacaaaaaaaaaaaaaaaagagcaaaaacaAACGATGCATGTGTGAtgtcaaaatatttgttgattttgaacttctaaaattagaaaaataaaacaacacaTACTATACCTATATTCTTAAAGTCCTTAATTAGAcctataaatttaatttaaagtagaaaaggaaatattttttatttatttattaattgaagtaaaaaggtgaaaagacgaaTTTGTCCAAAGTAAAGTCTttaaatgaaggataaaaaaattaaatcacttTTGGAAGGGTTTTCACACtcttaatatattatagatgttgatattaattaagataatttaatCAATGAATTCAAGTGTGTTTGACAATGTattaatgttaaaaaaatataaatcatcatAGAATTATGTACTTCATATAATAATAGGTTAGAAATGTGAATGAATTGTCACATCTATTAGTTCAAATatagattgaaaaagaaaatctaataaaaaattaataaaaataaagggtAGTTCGCCCCAACCTGTGACCCTATTAGGGATGGGTTGAGTCATACATTTAAGGCCCTTGAAAGTGAATGATCAACCGGTTCTAGCCCATCATATTCTTTGGCTCGTGAGACTTGGACTAGATTGGGTTGGGTTGGGCTAGCCCATTTTGATAGCTCTATGACTACTTTATAGGAAAACTTACAAATGGATAATGGAGGAAGAATTtcaaaacaactttttttttttgctgaatTTGCAACTATCTtacaaaataatgtaaaatttgCTAAAATCTTCTGGAGTTTGTATCATCTCTATTCTCCAAGTGTGGCTGGTTATGTTCACCTTCAAATATAGAGAACAGAACATTATTAGATATACATGGTTAAAGTTATATCATAATATTGAAAATTGCACATCTTGTATCATGAAATCAGCACCTCCAGTACCTTGACAGTGTTCATAAACAAATTTTGTTATAAAGTTCAATGCACATACACATACgatgtaaataaaattttatgatcaAATCATGTAAGAGAAATTTAGGAATAATTCTTGATTAGAAAATGGAATatgtaattttgaaaataaagcCGGTGGAAATTAGTTAAGCTTTCTACACCAATAGGGTAAATAGTTTTTTTACACTGTCTGATCATTTAAAATTATCTGGAGGTAAGCTACTTAACATGTAGGATccaaaataatcttgaaataatatatgttacctaTGACATTAGGTAAAAAAGATCCAATGGTGTATACTTACACTACCGTTATATAAAACTTAAAACTTATAAAACATTTACCTGGTAAATTGGTGTGAATGTAGTTGGTGAAATCTTGAGGAAGTGCTGCTGCTCTTTGATTTCTTCGATCATCAACATGTCTTACATTAACACTAGGACTCACCATTGTCCCAGTAGTAGCAGCAGTCAAGTTAACAAAAGTACCAGAACTAGTACTTGATATGGGACCATATGGGCCAACTAAAGCACTTGACGTAGTACTAATTGGTCCAATTACTCTTCCTCGTATGTGTCTACCGCTGAAACTTGGATTCATATGTTGGTCACTTTGTTCCAATCTTCTCTTAACCTGTACCAAATCCATCATATGGTTATGTGGATATATTTGTTGTTGTAATGGAACATTATGAGCAACATTT comes from Capsicum annuum cultivar UCD-10X-F1 chromosome 2, UCD10Xv1.1, whole genome shotgun sequence and encodes:
- the LOC124896004 gene encoding uncharacterized protein LOC124896004; translated protein: MVPLANAAQLPTTTTSDTSMHLPPLAVDESMVAPRANSANNPMHTYNQQLYNMLNTNVPNYTNPLPQHGYGGETLGTTSTGQNLSDVCTGNNGLGYGRPIQQAQNAFPSHCSRPIQQVQNAFIPRQVGVHHSTTQNVAHNVPLQQQIYPHNHMMDLVQVKRRLEQSDQHMNPSFSGRHIRGRVIGPISTTSSALVGPYGPISSTSSGTFVNLTAATTGTMVSPSVNVRHVDDRRNQRAAALPQDFTNYIHTNLPGEHNQPHLENRDDTNSRRF